A portion of the Streptomyces erythrochromogenes genome contains these proteins:
- a CDS encoding NAD(P)-dependent malic enzyme, producing the protein MAAEIVNPRSDSATDNNPDAVFALHRGGKMAIQATVPVNDKDDLSLAYTPGVAKVCTAIAEQPELVNEYTWKSNVVAVVTDGTAVLGLGDIGPEASLPVMEGKAILFKQFGGVDAVPIALATKDTDEIVETVIRLAPSFGGVNLEDISAPRCFEIERRLQEALDIPIFHDDQHGTAIVTLAALRNAAKLTGRTLGDLRAVIAGAGAAGIAIAKILVDAGIGDVCVTDRKGVVSADRSDLTDVKAEIAGLTNKTGQTGSLEQALAGADVFIGVSGGSVAEEAVATMAKDAFVFAMANPNPEVHPDVAHKYAAVVATGRSDFPNQINNVLAFPGIFAGAFKVRATRITEGMKIAAADAIAGVVGDELAADYVIPSPFDERVAEAVAAAVAAAAKADGVARLV; encoded by the coding sequence GTGGCAGCGGAGATCGTCAACCCTCGCAGCGACAGTGCGACGGACAACAACCCCGACGCGGTGTTCGCACTGCACCGGGGCGGCAAGATGGCCATCCAGGCAACCGTTCCGGTGAACGACAAGGACGACCTGTCCCTGGCGTACACCCCGGGCGTGGCGAAGGTGTGCACCGCCATCGCCGAGCAGCCGGAGCTGGTGAACGAGTACACCTGGAAGTCCAACGTGGTCGCCGTCGTCACCGACGGTACGGCCGTGCTCGGCCTCGGTGACATCGGCCCGGAAGCCTCCCTCCCCGTGATGGAGGGCAAGGCCATCCTCTTCAAGCAGTTCGGCGGTGTCGACGCGGTCCCGATCGCGCTCGCCACCAAGGACACCGACGAGATCGTCGAGACGGTCATCCGTCTGGCGCCCTCCTTCGGCGGGGTGAACCTGGAGGACATCTCCGCCCCCCGCTGCTTCGAGATCGAGCGGCGCCTCCAGGAGGCGCTGGACATCCCGATCTTCCACGACGACCAGCACGGCACGGCCATCGTGACGCTGGCCGCGCTGCGCAACGCCGCCAAGCTCACGGGTCGCACCCTCGGCGACCTGCGCGCCGTGATCGCGGGCGCGGGCGCGGCGGGCATCGCCATCGCCAAGATCCTCGTGGACGCGGGCATCGGCGATGTCTGCGTCACCGACCGCAAGGGCGTCGTGTCGGCGGACCGCTCCGATCTGACGGACGTCAAGGCGGAGATCGCGGGCCTGACCAACAAGACGGGCCAGACCGGCTCGCTGGAGCAGGCCCTCGCCGGCGCGGACGTGTTCATCGGCGTCTCCGGCGGCTCCGTCGCCGAGGAGGCGGTGGCCACCATGGCGAAGGACGCGTTCGTCTTCGCCATGGCCAACCCGAACCCGGAGGTCCACCCGGACGTCGCGCACAAGTACGCGGCGGTCGTGGCCACGGGCCGTTCGGACTTCCCGAACCAGATCAACAACGTGCTGGCGTTCCCGGGCATCTTCGCGGGCGCCTTCAAGGTGCGCGCCACCCGGATCACCGAGGGCATGAAGATCGCCGCCGCCGACGCCATCGCCGGTGTCGTCGGTGACGAGCTCGCCGCCGACTACGTGATCCCCTCGCCGTTCGACGAGCGCGTCGCGGAGGCGGTCGCCGCGGCCGTCGCCGCCGCGGCCAAGGCCGACGGCGTGGCCCGCCTGGTCTGA
- a CDS encoding zinc-binding dehydrogenase, with amino-acid sequence MFAAYAARIDRDQPLNGLVLGDRPAPEARPGWVTVNVKAASLNHHDLWSLRGVGLGEESLPMILGCDAAGIDQDGNEVVLHSVIGQSGYGVGPEEPRSILTERYQGTFAEQVTVPAWNVLRKPAELSFEEAACLPTAWLTAYRMLFTNAGVRPGDSVLVQGAGGGVATAAIALGKAAGLRVFATSRDEAKRKRAVELGAVEAFEPGARLPQRVDAVIETVGAATWSHSVKSLRPGGTLVISGATSGDRPAHAELTRIFFLELKVVGSTMGSKDELEDLLAFCATTGLRPVIDEVLPLDRAREGFEKLASGDLFGKIVLKP; translated from the coding sequence ATGTTCGCTGCCTATGCCGCCCGAATCGACCGTGACCAGCCGCTGAACGGCCTTGTGCTGGGCGACCGCCCCGCGCCCGAGGCCCGCCCCGGCTGGGTGACCGTGAACGTCAAGGCCGCCTCCCTCAACCACCACGACCTGTGGTCGCTGCGCGGGGTCGGCCTCGGCGAGGAGAGCCTCCCGATGATCCTCGGCTGCGACGCGGCCGGGATCGACCAGGACGGCAACGAGGTCGTCCTGCACTCCGTGATCGGCCAGAGCGGCTACGGGGTCGGCCCGGAAGAGCCCCGCTCGATCCTGACCGAGCGCTACCAGGGGACCTTCGCCGAGCAGGTGACCGTCCCCGCCTGGAACGTCCTGCGCAAGCCCGCCGAGCTGTCCTTCGAGGAGGCCGCCTGCCTTCCGACGGCCTGGCTGACCGCGTACCGGATGCTGTTCACCAACGCCGGGGTCCGCCCCGGGGACTCCGTCCTGGTCCAGGGTGCCGGCGGCGGGGTCGCGACCGCCGCGATCGCCCTCGGCAAGGCGGCGGGCCTGCGGGTCTTCGCCACCAGCCGCGACGAGGCCAAGCGCAAGCGGGCCGTGGAGCTCGGCGCGGTCGAGGCGTTCGAGCCGGGTGCGCGGCTGCCGCAGCGGGTGGACGCGGTGATCGAGACCGTGGGTGCCGCCACCTGGTCCCATTCGGTGAAGTCCCTGCGTCCCGGCGGCACCCTGGTGATCTCCGGCGCCACGAGCGGGGACCGCCCGGCGCACGCCGAGCTGACCCGGATCTTCTTCCTGGAGCTGAAGGTCGTCGGCTCGACGATGGGCTCGAAGGACGAGCTGGAGGACCTCCTCGCCTTCTGCGCCACGACCGGGCTGCGGCCGGTGATCGACGAGGTCCTGCCGCTGGACCGGGCGCGCGAGGGCTTCGAGAAGCTCGCGTCGGGCGACCTCTTCGGCAAGATCGTCCTCAAGCCCTGA
- a CDS encoding helix-turn-helix domain-containing protein → MTEATDLAERAGDRDPRVGLRAVAALRRLLEQLEAVQVRSARAQGWSWQEIAAELGVSRQAVHKKYGRL, encoded by the coding sequence ATGACCGAAGCCACTGATCTCGCCGAGCGGGCCGGTGACCGGGACCCGCGCGTGGGCCTGCGTGCCGTGGCCGCCCTCCGCAGGCTGCTGGAGCAGCTGGAGGCCGTACAGGTACGCAGCGCCCGCGCGCAGGGCTGGTCCTGGCAGGAGATCGCGGCCGAGCTCGGCGTCAGCCGGCAGGCCGTGCACAAGAAGTACGGGAGGCTCTGA
- a CDS encoding Clp protease N-terminal domain-containing protein, whose translation MFERFTRDARSTVTGAVAEARQARAATVTEEHLLLSLLALGALDPLGVDRAAVAADLAAARRRGGMSRADEEALAGLGIDLTEIVSRIEETHGEGALAAPAPRRRTLGSSLRSALGRAEPDDRGGSRHVPFTEGSKKVLEQSLRIALGRKDHHIGTLHLLLALLSRPGTTSEVLTDHGITYATAETRLAA comes from the coding sequence ATGTTCGAACGCTTCACCCGTGACGCCCGGTCGACCGTGACCGGGGCGGTGGCCGAGGCCCGGCAGGCCCGGGCTGCCACCGTCACCGAGGAGCACCTGCTGCTGTCCCTGCTGGCCCTGGGCGCCCTGGACCCCCTCGGCGTGGACCGCGCGGCGGTGGCCGCCGACCTCGCGGCGGCCCGCCGCCGGGGCGGCATGTCCAGGGCGGACGAGGAGGCGCTCGCCGGACTCGGCATCGACCTCACCGAGATCGTCTCCCGGATCGAGGAGACCCACGGCGAAGGCGCCCTCGCGGCGCCCGCGCCGCGCCGGCGGACCCTGGGCTCCTCGCTCCGCTCGGCCCTGGGGCGCGCCGAGCCGGACGACCGCGGCGGCAGCCGCCACGTCCCCTTCACCGAGGGCTCGAAGAAGGTGCTGGAGCAGTCCCTGCGCATCGCGCTGGGCCGCAAGGACCACCACATCGGCACCCTGCACCTGCTGCTGGCCCTGCTCTCCCGCCCCGGCACCACCTCCGAGGTCCTGACGGACCACGGCATCACCTACGCCACGGCGGAGACGCGCCTCGCGGCGTAG
- a CDS encoding PadR family transcriptional regulator codes for MPPVFAHGRLRLYLLKLLDEAPRHGYEVIRLLEERFQGLYAPSAGTVYPRLSKLEAEGLVTYATEGGRKVYSITEAGRAELADRGGELADLELEIRDSVTELAAEIRSDVRGAAGDLRREMRAAASASATQVGEDDSWKAAKEELRKARQEWKEQARRAKDESRRAREEAQTARRQAKEAQDRAREEVQRIAGQLQEQFAKSGGVLGGLAGAWLGGGTHGAGAAGRPDAADAGRASGWAADLAPTGDPARDLDRLLDRFRDEVRDAARDHGVTAARVAEARDHLAAAVARLATTLGAKP; via the coding sequence ATGCCGCCCGTCTTCGCCCACGGCCGCCTCCGCCTCTACCTCCTCAAGCTGCTGGACGAGGCCCCGCGCCACGGCTACGAGGTGATCCGCCTGCTGGAGGAGCGCTTCCAGGGCCTCTACGCCCCCTCGGCGGGCACGGTCTACCCGCGCCTGTCGAAGCTGGAGGCGGAGGGCCTGGTCACGTACGCCACCGAGGGCGGGCGCAAGGTGTACTCCATCACCGAGGCCGGCCGCGCCGAGCTGGCCGACCGCGGCGGCGAGCTGGCCGACCTGGAGCTGGAGATCCGCGACTCGGTCACCGAACTGGCCGCCGAGATCCGCAGCGACGTCCGGGGCGCGGCGGGCGACCTGCGGCGCGAGATGCGGGCGGCGGCCTCCGCGTCGGCGACCCAGGTGGGCGAGGACGATTCCTGGAAGGCGGCCAAGGAGGAGCTGCGCAAGGCCAGGCAGGAGTGGAAGGAGCAGGCCCGCCGGGCGAAGGACGAGAGCCGCCGGGCCCGCGAGGAGGCGCAGACGGCCCGACGCCAGGCCAAGGAGGCCCAGGACCGGGCCCGCGAGGAGGTCCAGCGCATCGCGGGCCAGCTCCAGGAGCAGTTCGCCAAGTCCGGCGGCGTCCTGGGAGGTCTGGCCGGCGCCTGGCTCGGTGGCGGCACCCACGGCGCCGGCGCGGCGGGCAGGCCCGATGCGGCGGACGCGGGCCGGGCTTCGGGCTGGGCCGCGGACCTGGCGCCGACCGGCGACCCGGCCCGCGACCTGGACCGGCTCCTGGACCGCTTCCGCGACGAGGTGCGCGACGCCGCGCGGGACCACGGGGTGACCGCGGCCCGGGTGGCCGAGGCCCGCGACCACCTCGCGGCCGCCGTGGCCCGGCTGGCAACGACGCTCGGCGCCAAGCCGTAG
- a CDS encoding DUF4097 family beta strand repeat-containing protein, with protein MSEQSSQPSRSTWHFAEPQKLTFEEPVTELRVRVVSGTVNVVAAEEGPARLEVTEVDGPPLYVVQEGGTLTVSYEDVPWNGSQGLKQWFEDKPWKAWSGSSSSGRKVWERRAAVTLTVPAATRVHVATVDAAAFVSGISAETDVKGVSGDATLVGLSGRVKAHTVSGSVEAQSVTGDLGFHSVSGGLTVVDGAGVSVRADSVSGDMLIDLDPGPDAERPVDIALNSVSGQVAIRLPHPADARVEANTATGGVSNAFEDLRVSGQLGAKRITGTLGSGAGTLRATTVSGGIALLRRPQADPDAPAPLALDKKVL; from the coding sequence ATGTCAGAGCAGTCGTCCCAGCCGTCGCGGTCGACGTGGCACTTCGCCGAACCGCAGAAGCTCACCTTCGAGGAGCCGGTGACCGAGCTCCGCGTACGCGTCGTCAGTGGAACGGTGAACGTGGTCGCCGCCGAGGAGGGCCCGGCCCGCCTGGAGGTGACCGAGGTCGACGGACCGCCCCTGTACGTCGTGCAGGAGGGCGGCACCCTCACCGTCTCCTACGAGGACGTGCCCTGGAACGGCTCCCAGGGCCTCAAGCAGTGGTTCGAGGACAAGCCCTGGAAGGCCTGGTCCGGTTCCTCGTCCTCCGGCCGCAAGGTGTGGGAGCGCCGCGCGGCGGTCACCCTCACCGTGCCCGCCGCCACCCGCGTCCACGTCGCCACGGTCGACGCCGCGGCCTTCGTGTCCGGCATCTCCGCCGAAACCGACGTCAAGGGGGTCTCCGGCGACGCCACGCTGGTCGGACTGTCCGGCCGGGTCAAGGCGCACACCGTTTCCGGCAGCGTCGAGGCCCAGTCCGTCACCGGCGACCTCGGCTTCCACTCGGTCTCCGGCGGCCTGACCGTCGTGGACGGCGCGGGCGTGAGCGTGCGCGCCGACTCGGTCAGCGGCGACATGCTGATCGACCTGGACCCCGGCCCGGACGCCGAGCGCCCCGTCGACATCGCCCTGAACTCCGTCTCCGGCCAGGTCGCCATCCGCCTCCCGCACCCCGCCGACGCCCGCGTCGAGGCCAACACCGCCACCGGCGGCGTCTCCAACGCCTTCGAGGACCTGCGGGTCTCCGGCCAGCTCGGCGCCAAGCGGATCACCGGCACCCTCGGTTCCGGCGCCGGCACCCTGCGGGCCACCACCGTCTCCGGCGGCATCGCCCTGCTGCGCCGCCCGCAGGCCGACCCCGACGCCCCCGCCCCGCTCGCGCTCGACAAGAAGGTGCTCTGA
- a CDS encoding LysR family transcriptional regulator, with product MELEVRHLRALCAIADAGSLHKAARQLGVSQPSLTTQLRRIERALDGELFLRERTGCRPTPFGRTVLGRARPLLADMAALVAEARAQAHGPRLRIGSTASRALPGWLRRLHRRLPDTETSLLVDVSANALLRMVAAGQLDVAFVHEVEGSPLRVPEGLQTHVLMEREPQFVSMPRDHPAARQEIVSLRDLAADRWAVDPSVDGEWDGLRRVFAGAGLDPPVLHTDYHTATSLIISGEAVAPCQPTSGPREDMAIRPLCGDPLAVRLLLATRPGAHAEVYEDLRAAYREAALRTPPYRAWLHHHASPLLEAA from the coding sequence ATGGAGCTTGAGGTCAGGCACCTGCGCGCGCTGTGCGCCATCGCCGACGCCGGCAGCCTGCACAAGGCCGCCCGGCAACTCGGCGTGAGCCAGCCCTCGTTGACGACCCAGTTGCGCCGTATCGAACGGGCCCTGGACGGCGAGCTGTTCCTGCGCGAGCGGACCGGCTGCCGGCCCACTCCTTTCGGCCGCACCGTGCTGGGCCGGGCCCGGCCGCTTCTCGCCGACATGGCCGCGCTGGTGGCGGAGGCCCGGGCGCAGGCCCACGGCCCGCGGCTGCGCATCGGCTCGACGGCCAGCCGGGCGCTCCCGGGATGGCTGCGGCGCCTCCACCGGCGGCTGCCGGACACCGAGACCTCCCTCCTGGTGGACGTCTCGGCGAACGCGCTGCTCAGGATGGTCGCCGCCGGGCAGCTGGACGTGGCGTTCGTGCACGAGGTGGAGGGCAGCCCGCTGCGGGTGCCCGAGGGGCTCCAGACGCACGTGCTGATGGAGCGGGAGCCGCAGTTCGTCTCGATGCCGAGGGACCATCCCGCCGCGAGACAGGAGATCGTCTCCTTACGGGACCTGGCCGCGGACCGCTGGGCGGTGGATCCGTCGGTCGACGGTGAATGGGACGGCCTGCGCAGGGTCTTCGCCGGGGCCGGGCTCGACCCGCCGGTACTGCACACCGATTACCACACGGCGACCTCGCTGATCATCTCCGGCGAGGCGGTCGCACCCTGCCAGCCGACCTCCGGGCCGCGCGAGGACATGGCGATCCGGCCGCTGTGCGGGGACCCCCTGGCCGTGCGGCTGCTCCTGGCGACCCGTCCGGGCGCACATGCCGAGGTCTACGAGGACCTCCGCGCGGCCTACCGCGAGGCGGCCCTGCGCACGCCCCCGTACCGGGCGTGGCTGCACCACCACGCGAGCCCTCTGCTGGAGGCCGCCTGA
- the snpA gene encoding snapalysin yields MRHSRKALLATAVGIGLAATLGAVPTAAAAPAPVGNAASFAAYERSPENEAANRAFFEAVQRSVAEQRAANPGALAVTVTYNTRNAPSFRTQIANSTRIWNSSVSNVKLQEVSSGGNFSYREGNDSRGSYASTDGHGRGYIFLDYRQNQQYNSTRVTSHETGHVLGLPDHYSGPCSELMSGGGPGTSCQNATPNSAERTRVNQLWANGFASGLGTKELASAG; encoded by the coding sequence ATGCGCCACTCCCGTAAGGCCCTGCTGGCGACCGCCGTCGGCATCGGTCTCGCCGCCACCCTCGGCGCCGTCCCCACCGCCGCCGCCGCGCCCGCCCCCGTCGGCAATGCCGCGAGCTTCGCGGCGTACGAGCGCTCGCCGGAGAACGAGGCCGCCAACCGCGCCTTCTTCGAGGCCGTGCAGCGCTCGGTCGCCGAGCAGCGTGCCGCGAACCCGGGCGCCCTCGCCGTCACCGTCACCTACAACACCCGCAACGCGCCGAGCTTCCGTACCCAGATAGCCAACTCCACCCGCATCTGGAACAGCTCGGTCAGCAACGTGAAGCTGCAGGAGGTGTCCTCCGGCGGGAACTTCTCATACCGCGAGGGCAACGACTCGCGCGGCTCGTACGCGAGCACGGACGGGCACGGCCGGGGCTACATCTTCCTCGACTACCGGCAGAACCAGCAGTACAACTCCACCCGGGTGACCTCGCACGAGACCGGCCACGTGCTGGGTCTGCCGGACCACTACTCGGGCCCGTGCAGCGAGCTGATGTCGGGCGGCGGCCCGGGCACCTCGTGCCAGAACGCCACCCCGAACTCCGCCGAGCGGACGCGCGTCAACCAGCTCTGGGCCAACGGCTTCGCCTCCGGCCTGGGCACGAAGGAACTCGCCTCCGCGGGCTGA
- a CDS encoding dihydrofolate reductase family protein, with protein sequence MRKLTYFIATTVDGFIGAPDGDGDFFYGHLDAEFVEHLKAEYPETIAAQGRAQLGIADTPPKRFDAVLMGRATYEPGLKAGMASPYGHLPEQYVVSRSLTTSPDPQVQLISGDVAARVRELKARDGLGIWLCGGADLATQLIDEIDEFVVKTYPVFAGTGMPMTRAGFGVRPLELTGVTTLGGGQIVSTYVRKG encoded by the coding sequence TTGCGCAAGCTCACGTACTTCATCGCCACCACCGTCGACGGGTTCATCGGTGCCCCGGACGGCGACGGCGATTTCTTCTACGGCCACCTCGATGCCGAGTTCGTCGAGCACCTCAAGGCCGAGTACCCGGAGACCATCGCCGCCCAGGGGCGCGCACAGCTCGGGATCGCCGACACCCCGCCGAAGCGCTTCGACGCGGTCCTCATGGGGCGCGCCACCTACGAGCCGGGCCTCAAGGCGGGCATGGCCAGCCCCTACGGCCACCTGCCCGAGCAGTACGTCGTCTCGCGCTCCCTCACCACCTCGCCCGACCCGCAGGTGCAGCTGATCAGCGGCGACGTGGCGGCCCGGGTCCGTGAGCTCAAGGCCCGGGACGGGCTCGGCATCTGGCTCTGCGGCGGCGCGGACCTGGCCACCCAGCTGATCGACGAGATCGACGAGTTCGTCGTGAAGACCTACCCCGTCTTCGCGGGCACCGGCATGCCGATGACGCGCGCCGGCTTCGGGGTGCGGCCCCTGGAGCTCACCGGGGTCACCACCCTCGGCGGCGGCCAGATCGTCAGCACCTACGTCCGCAAGGGCTGA
- a CDS encoding GNAT family N-acetyltransferase, with protein MALEIRQADQSDRDAVARLLDEAFRTDPVSSWVFPDPEHRAAVHGRFLGVFVDVALAEGRIDYAVDGSAAALWLRIPAGEPEGEDEVPAKMRAVADPDNERCELVGRLTGAVHPTSEEHEYLLMIAVAPGRQGEGLGTELMRPVLERCDREGVPAYLEASSERSKGLYERLGWEFTGEAVRLPDGPLMWPMWRKPRG; from the coding sequence GTGGCGCTGGAGATACGTCAGGCGGATCAGTCGGACCGGGACGCGGTGGCGCGGCTGCTCGACGAGGCCTTCCGCACCGACCCGGTGAGCAGCTGGGTCTTCCCGGACCCGGAGCACCGGGCCGCCGTGCACGGGAGGTTCCTGGGCGTCTTCGTGGACGTCGCGCTGGCCGAGGGCCGGATCGACTACGCGGTGGACGGCTCGGCGGCGGCGCTGTGGCTGCGGATTCCGGCGGGTGAGCCGGAGGGCGAGGACGAGGTCCCGGCGAAGATGCGGGCCGTGGCCGATCCGGACAACGAGCGGTGCGAGCTGGTGGGGCGGCTGACGGGCGCGGTGCACCCGACGTCCGAGGAGCACGAGTACCTGCTGATGATCGCGGTCGCCCCGGGCCGGCAGGGAGAGGGGCTGGGTACCGAGCTGATGCGGCCGGTACTGGAGCGCTGCGACCGCGAGGGCGTGCCGGCGTACCTGGAGGCGAGCAGCGAGCGCAGCAAGGGGCTGTACGAGCGGCTCGGCTGGGAGTTCACCGGCGAGGCGGTGCGCCTGCCGGACGGGCCGCTGATGTGGCCGATGTGGCGCAAGCCCCGGGGGTGA
- a CDS encoding family 2 encapsulin nanocompartment cargo protein polyprenyl transferase has translation MSAVNAIATGEGQEAAALLERTRETVNPELRRTVESLPGGMRRVAMYHFGWEHADGTPAEGSPGKAIRPALVLAAAQALLGQDGGPVDHAVPAAVAVELAHNFTLLHDDVIDKDVRRRGRATAWTVFGTPDAIITGDAMMALAQRLLADDPHPAAAAASSRLSACIIELCAGQQADCAFEQRPDVSLDECLTMATAKTGALLGCACALGALYAGAGPDEVDAMDAFGREAGLAFQLIDDLIGIWGDPGHTGKSAGADLIARKKSLPVVAALTSGTAAGRELADLYAGPMTGDDVLRAADAVERAGGRDWAQAQAADRMGRAVQQLSRAVPDLGAAGGLLALAEFVTRRTR, from the coding sequence CTGAGCGCGGTGAACGCGATCGCGACCGGCGAGGGCCAGGAGGCCGCGGCCCTCCTGGAACGAACGAGAGAAACGGTCAACCCGGAACTGCGCCGCACCGTCGAGAGCCTGCCGGGCGGGATGCGGCGCGTGGCCATGTACCACTTCGGCTGGGAGCACGCGGACGGCACCCCGGCCGAGGGCAGCCCCGGCAAGGCCATCCGGCCCGCCCTGGTGCTCGCCGCCGCCCAGGCCCTGCTGGGCCAGGACGGCGGCCCGGTCGACCACGCCGTACCGGCCGCGGTCGCGGTGGAGCTGGCGCACAACTTCACGCTGCTCCACGACGACGTCATCGACAAGGACGTCCGCCGGCGCGGCCGGGCCACCGCCTGGACGGTCTTCGGGACGCCGGACGCGATCATCACGGGCGACGCCATGATGGCGCTCGCGCAGCGACTGCTCGCGGACGATCCGCACCCCGCCGCCGCGGCGGCCTCGTCCCGGCTCTCGGCCTGCATCATCGAGCTGTGCGCGGGCCAGCAGGCCGACTGCGCCTTCGAGCAGCGTCCGGACGTCTCGCTCGACGAGTGCCTGACCATGGCGACGGCCAAGACCGGGGCGCTGCTGGGCTGCGCGTGCGCGCTGGGCGCGCTGTACGCGGGAGCCGGACCGGACGAGGTCGACGCCATGGACGCCTTCGGCCGGGAGGCGGGCCTGGCCTTCCAGCTGATCGACGACCTGATCGGCATCTGGGGGGACCCGGGGCACACCGGCAAGTCCGCCGGGGCCGACCTGATCGCCCGCAAGAAGTCCCTGCCGGTCGTGGCCGCCCTCACCTCGGGCACCGCGGCGGGCCGGGAACTTGCCGACCTGTACGCGGGTCCCATGACCGGGGACGACGTGCTCCGGGCGGCCGACGCGGTGGAGCGGGCCGGCGGGCGCGACTGGGCCCAGGCCCAGGCCGCGGACCGGATGGGCCGCGCGGTCCAACAGCTGTCCCGGGCCGTTCCGGACCTCGGGGCGGCGGGCGGGCTGCTGGCGCTGGCGGAGTTCGTGACGCGCCGTACGCGGTGA
- a CDS encoding family 2B encapsulin nanocompartment shell protein, translating to MSVQAGSESEAQTPQRSLGTAAARNLATTTKSAPQMQEITSRWLLKALPWVSVQGGTYRVNRRLSYSVGNGVVEFVKTGTQVQVIPAELGELPLLRDYEDLDVLGELAQRCRQVDFEAGQELTSFGSPSDEVFLLAHGRIDQIGPGPYGDDAVLRTVADGAYFGEDALVDEESIWEYTARAATPGTALTLSRQDFQLLADRVPSLREHLDRVRAMPAQRTNKYGEAEIDLSAGHQGEAVLPGTFVDYEARPREYELSIAQTVLRVHTRVADLYNQPMNQTEQQLRLTVEALRERQEHEMLNNRDFGLLHNADYDQRIQPHDGGPTPDDMDQLLSMRRGSKLFLAHPKAIAAFGRECNKRGIHPETVDVDGTRVTTWRGVPIFPSNKIPISDARTTSILCMRTGEDEQGVIGLHQPGIPDEIEPSLSVRFMGISEQAIISYLVTAYFSAAVLVPDALGVLENVEIGRWR from the coding sequence ATGTCGGTCCAGGCAGGTTCCGAGTCCGAGGCCCAGACACCGCAGCGCAGTCTGGGGACGGCGGCCGCAAGGAACTTGGCAACCACGACCAAGTCCGCGCCGCAGATGCAGGAGATCACTTCGCGGTGGCTGCTGAAGGCGCTGCCGTGGGTGTCGGTCCAGGGTGGCACCTACCGGGTGAACCGGCGGCTGAGCTACTCGGTCGGCAACGGCGTCGTGGAGTTCGTCAAGACCGGGACCCAGGTCCAGGTGATCCCGGCCGAGCTCGGCGAACTCCCGCTCCTGCGCGACTACGAGGACCTCGACGTCCTCGGCGAACTCGCCCAGCGGTGCCGGCAGGTCGACTTCGAGGCCGGCCAGGAGCTCACCTCCTTCGGCAGCCCCTCCGACGAGGTCTTCCTGCTCGCGCACGGCCGCATCGACCAGATCGGCCCGGGCCCCTACGGGGACGACGCCGTCCTGCGGACCGTGGCCGACGGCGCCTACTTCGGCGAGGACGCCCTCGTCGATGAAGAATCGATTTGGGAGTACACCGCCCGCGCCGCCACCCCCGGCACCGCACTCACCCTGTCCCGGCAGGACTTCCAACTGCTGGCCGACCGGGTCCCCTCGCTGCGCGAGCACCTGGACCGCGTACGCGCCATGCCCGCCCAGCGCACCAACAAGTACGGCGAGGCGGAGATCGACCTCTCGGCCGGCCACCAGGGCGAGGCCGTCCTGCCCGGCACCTTCGTGGACTACGAGGCCCGCCCGCGCGAGTACGAGCTCTCCATCGCCCAGACGGTCCTGCGCGTGCACACCCGCGTCGCCGACCTCTACAACCAGCCGATGAACCAGACCGAGCAGCAGTTGCGGCTCACGGTCGAGGCGCTGCGCGAGCGCCAGGAGCACGAGATGCTCAACAACCGCGACTTCGGCCTGCTCCACAACGCCGACTACGACCAGCGCATCCAGCCGCACGACGGCGGCCCCACCCCCGACGACATGGACCAGCTGCTCAGCATGCGGCGCGGCTCCAAGCTCTTCCTGGCGCACCCCAAGGCGATCGCCGCCTTCGGCCGCGAGTGCAACAAGCGCGGGATCCACCCGGAGACGGTCGACGTCGACGGCACCCGGGTGACCACCTGGCGCGGAGTGCCGATCTTCCCGAGCAACAAGATCCCGATCAGCGACGCCCGCACCACCTCCATCCTGTGCATGCGCACCGGTGAGGACGAGCAGGGCGTGATCGGCCTGCACCAGCCGGGCATCCCGGACGAGATCGAGCCGAGCCTGTCGGTCCGCTTCATGGGGATCAGCGAGCAGGCGATCATCTCCTACCTGGTCACCGCGTACTTCTCCGCGGCGGTGCTGGTGCCGGACGCGCTCGGCGTGCTGGAGAACGTCGAGATCGGCCGTTGGCGCTGA